A region of the Coriobacteriia bacterium genome:
TGGGGCTGTCCGCGCTCTTCCTGGCGCCGGGGCTCTCCGAGCGCATGGTGTCCTCGGCGATGCGCGGCCGCTTCGAGACGATCGCGGGCTGGGTGGACCGGACGTCGCGGGCGGTCGGGGAGACGCTGCGCCGGCCGGGCACGGTCCTCGGCGTGCTCGCGCTGTCGGTGGGCTTCCAGGGGCTCGTCGCGCTCGTGAACTGGTGCCTCTTCCGCGCGCTGGGCTCTCCGATCGGGTTCGGGGAGTGCGTGGTGTACACCTCGATCGTCTCGGCGGCGACGATGGTCCCCGTGTCCGTCTCGGGACACGGCGTGCGCGAGGCGGGCTACGCGTACTTCTTCGCCCTCGCCGGCGTCGGGCCGGCCGCGGCCGTCACCGCCTCGCTGCTCTTCTTCTCGGTGGTCGCCGCGTGTACCCTGCCGGGGGCGGTGCTGTTCGCGACGGGAAGGGGGCGGAGGCGGTGAGACGCGGCGAGGAGCGTCGCGCGGCCGACGCCGCGCGGGCGGATCACGCCTCCGCTCGCAACTGCGCCGAGTCCGTGCTTCGTGCCGTCACGGCCGAGGGCGGGCTGCCCGCGGTCCCCGAGAGCGCGGGCAGCGGCTTCACCTCGGGCATCGGGAACACGGGCTGCCTCTGCGGCGCACTCGCGGGCGGTGTGATCGTCCTGGGCGCGTACGCGGAGACCGAGGGGTCGGCGCCGGAGGCGCGCCGCCTTCGCGCCGAGGAGCTCTCCGCCGAGTTCCTGGCCCGCTTCAAGGAGCGGTGGGGGTCCACGTGCTGCCGTGTGATCACGCGCGGCTTCGTGCCGGGCACGCGCGAGGCGGCGGCCCGCTGCGCGGAGGTGACCGAGAACGCCGCCGCGCTCGCCGCCGCCATGGTCGGCGACGCCCGCGCCGAGGCGGGGTCTGCGCGCCGACACGGCGCTCGCGACGTGACCGCGGCGGCGGAGCGGCTCGCGAAGGGCACGCTGGCCGGAGCGGGCGCCGGGCTCGCCGTCTCGGCCGCCGGCGCGCTGCTCGCGGGAGGCGCCCCGGCCGGGGGCCTGCCGCCGCTGCTCCTCGCCCTGGCGGGCCTCGCCCTGGCCGCGGCGGCGGAGCGGGGCGCGCCCGCGCTGCGCCGGGCGGGACGGGCGCTGCACGTCGCGGGGCTCGCCGGCTCCGCGCTCGCGCTGGCGGCTCTTACGGCGCCCCCGGCCCGCGCGGCGCTCGCCGCCGGTCTCGCCGGCGGCGGCGCGTGGAGCGCGGCGGGCGCGCTGGCCTTCGCCGCGCTGGCGGTGCCGGCCGCACTGCGCGCCTACGAGCTCGGGAGGTACCGGTGAGCGGCGCCGCCCGCCCGGTCGCGCGCATCGCCGAGGGCATCCGCCTCTCCCGCACGGGCTCCCGCGCGTGGGTCCTGCCCGAGGAGGCGTGCTGGTGCGTCACCCTCGACGGCCGGGCGCCGCCGCCGCCGGACCCGGCGCCTCGCGTCCCCGAGCCCCCTCCTCGGCTCGCCGAGGTGTGGCTCTACACCAACGAGGACTGCAACCTGCGCTGCTCGCACTGCTTCCTGCCGCCTCGGCCGCTGCGTCCGCCGCCCGGCTCCCTGCTCGAGCGGGCGGAGGAGGCGCTGAGGCTCGGAGCGGAGACGGTGTATCTGACCGGGGGCGAGCCGTTCCTTCGCGAGGACCTGGAGGAGCTGGTCGCGGCCTTGGCGCCGAGGGCGACGGTCGTCGTGCTGACCAACGGCACGCTCGTCACGCCGCGGCGCATGGAGCGCCTCGCGGCGCTCGTGCCCGCGACCCTTCGACGCCGCCTCGCGTTCCAGGTCAGCCTCGACGGCTCCAGGGAGGTGCACGACGCGAGGCGCGGGAACGGCGCCTTCGACCGCGCGGTGAGCGGCATCGAGGCGCTGACCGCCTTCGGCCGCCCGCCGGCGGTCTCCACCACGCTGACCGGCGCCAACGCCGGCGGCGCGCACGAGGTGACGCGCATGCTCCCCGGCCTGGGCTGCCGCGTGCACCACCTCTTCCTGCCGCACGTCGGAGGCAGGCTCGCCGCCGGCGCCGAGCGGCTCCCGGCGCCTCGCGAGCTGCTCGCCGCGATCAGGCGCTGCCGCGAGGCCGCCGACGCCGGGGGCGTGATCCTCTCGAACCACGTGGTGGTGGCCTCGCGCGTGCGCCGCCCCGGGCGGCGCTACGACGGCTGCGTGGGCGGCTGCGCGATGCTCGCCGTCGCCGCGGACGGCAGCGTGTACCCGTGCCCCTCGCTCGCCGGCCGCTCAGGGCTCGCCGACCCGCCGGGCACGGCGCTCGTCCGGGCGGTCTCCTCGGGCCGGTGCGCGGAGCTGCGCCACGCCACCCTCGCCCGCCGCCCCCGCTGCGGCGCGTGCGACTACCGCCACTTCTGCGGCGGGGGCTGCGCCGCCCACGCCTACGCCGCCGGAGGAGGGTACGATGCGGGCGAGCCCTACTGCGAGGTCTACCGGGGGCTCATCGAGGACTGCCTGCGCGAGGAGTCGGAGCGGCTGCTCGGCGAGGCCACGGCCGAGGACCTGACGGGCGGCGTGCTGCGGCCCTCGCCCGCCGAGGGGGCGGGGACGGGGCGCCACCGCTTCGGCTGCACTTGAACGACGACCTGAAGCCGCCGGGCGCGGGTGCGAGGAGGGGCGAGGGTGCGGATAGGGATCATCGGCGGGACGGGCGCCGAACTCGGCTTGGAGCGTGCCGAGGAGGTGCGGATCGAGAGCCGCTTCGGCAGGGTGGACGCTCTGCGGGGGCGTTTCGCCGGCGGCTCGTCGGAGGTCGTGTTCGTGCGGCGGCACGGCGAGGGCCACCGGCGGCTGTCCTCGATGGTCGACCACCGTGCGAACGTCGCGGGCCTGCGCGAGGCCGGCTGCGCGGCCGTCGTCGCGACGACGGTGTGCGGGGTGCTCGACCCGGAGGTCGCCCTCGGCACGCCACTGGTCTTCGACGACCTCTTCTTCCCGGACAACCGCCTGCCCGACGGGTCGCCGTGCACGTTCTTCGACGAGCCGGGCGCTCCGGGTCGCGGCCACTACGTCCTCGGCTCGCCTTTCTCGCCCGCCCTGCGCCGCACGCTCGTGCACGCCGGGCGCGCCCGCGGGCTCGCTCTCGAAGACGGTGGCACGTACGCCTACGCGCTGGGCCCGCGCTTCAACTCCCGCGCGGAGGTCGCTTGGCTGCGCTCGCTGGGCGCCGTGGCGGTCAGCCAGACGGCCGGCCCGGAGGCGGTGCTGGCCGGCGAGCTCGAGCTGCCCTACGCGCTCGTCGGCTTCGGGGTGGACTACGCCAACGGCGTCCAGCCGCGCCCCACCCCCGTCGAGGTGCTCGACGGGCACATCGCAGCGAGCCGCGAGGTGCTGCGCACGCTGCTGGAGGCCGCGGTGTCCGCTCTGCCCGAGGAGACCGCGTTCGACAC
Encoded here:
- a CDS encoding MTAP family purine nucleoside phosphorylase — protein: MRIGIIGGTGAELGLERAEEVRIESRFGRVDALRGRFAGGSSEVVFVRRHGEGHRRLSSMVDHRANVAGLREAGCAAVVATTVCGVLDPEVALGTPLVFDDLFFPDNRLPDGSPCTFFDEPGAPGRGHYVLGSPFSPALRRTLVHAGRARGLALEDGGTYAYALGPRFNSRAEVAWLRSLGAVAVSQTAGPEAVLAGELELPYALVGFGVDYANGVQPRPTPVEVLDGHIAASREVLRTLLEAAVSALPEETAFDTGFVYRFE
- a CDS encoding C_GCAxxG_C_C family protein; the encoded protein is MRRGEERRAADAARADHASARNCAESVLRAVTAEGGLPAVPESAGSGFTSGIGNTGCLCGALAGGVIVLGAYAETEGSAPEARRLRAEELSAEFLARFKERWGSTCCRVITRGFVPGTREAAARCAEVTENAAALAAAMVGDARAEAGSARRHGARDVTAAAERLAKGTLAGAGAGLAVSAAGALLAGGAPAGGLPPLLLALAGLALAAAAERGAPALRRAGRALHVAGLAGSALALAALTAPPARAALAAGLAGGGAWSAAGALAFAALAVPAALRAYELGRYR
- a CDS encoding radical SAM protein, translating into MSGAARPVARIAEGIRLSRTGSRAWVLPEEACWCVTLDGRAPPPPDPAPRVPEPPPRLAEVWLYTNEDCNLRCSHCFLPPRPLRPPPGSLLERAEEALRLGAETVYLTGGEPFLREDLEELVAALAPRATVVVLTNGTLVTPRRMERLAALVPATLRRRLAFQVSLDGSREVHDARRGNGAFDRAVSGIEALTAFGRPPAVSTTLTGANAGGAHEVTRMLPGLGCRVHHLFLPHVGGRLAAGAERLPAPRELLAAIRRCREAADAGGVILSNHVVVASRVRRPGRRYDGCVGGCAMLAVAADGSVYPCPSLAGRSGLADPPGTALVRAVSSGRCAELRHATLARRPRCGACDYRHFCGGGCAAHAYAAGGGYDAGEPYCEVYRGLIEDCLREESERLLGEATAEDLTGGVLRPSPAEGAGTGRHRFGCT